A genomic region of Prevotella scopos JCM 17725 contains the following coding sequences:
- a CDS encoding Gfo/Idh/MocA family protein, protein METISVPHPLETFVPARAAGQRNVLSLALPPMPLLRVAFVGVGARGRMAVKRWCHIPNIEIAAICDVSREVAEEVATLVEQYGKPRPKIYWGKTAYLDLCQQQGINLVYVCTDWMSHVPIAIHAMEQGKSVAVEVPAALTLKDIWRLIDTAERTQQHCMMLENAVYDHFENAVCQMAREGLLGELVHVEGGYAHPIGDRWTAWRMEYNRMTAGDIYPTHSIGPACQLLDIHRTDRMCYLTAMQTNAFKGKEMHQKVMGESCESFANGDQTSTMIRTAKGKTILIQHNVMTPRPYNRMFQAVGTHGYAAKYPVPEVLLNAEAAAKIGIELKDCNLPLNASQIEILLNHYAPSFSSEIIALAKELDTRGGMSFFMDVRLAECLQQGLPLDMDVYDLAEWCCIAELTKLSIEHGSMPVMIPDFVHRKSLSAEE, encoded by the coding sequence ATGGAAACAATCTCTGTGCCCCATCCGTTAGAAACTTTTGTCCCAGCTCGGGCAGCTGGTCAGCGCAATGTTCTATCATTGGCTCTCCCACCGATGCCTCTGTTAAGAGTGGCTTTTGTGGGTGTGGGAGCACGTGGGCGGATGGCTGTGAAGCGTTGGTGTCATATTCCTAATATTGAGATAGCTGCAATCTGTGATGTGTCCAGAGAAGTGGCAGAGGAGGTAGCAACGCTCGTAGAACAGTATGGGAAGCCTCGGCCAAAGATTTATTGGGGCAAGACGGCTTATCTTGATTTATGCCAGCAGCAAGGGATTAATCTTGTCTATGTTTGTACCGATTGGATGTCGCATGTGCCAATTGCTATTCATGCAATGGAGCAGGGTAAGAGTGTTGCTGTGGAGGTCCCTGCAGCACTGACCCTAAAGGACATTTGGCGACTGATAGACACGGCTGAACGAACACAGCAGCATTGTATGATGCTTGAGAATGCGGTGTATGATCATTTTGAGAATGCGGTGTGTCAGATGGCTCGTGAGGGTCTGCTCGGTGAACTCGTACACGTCGAAGGTGGTTACGCCCATCCTATTGGCGACCGTTGGACAGCTTGGCGTATGGAGTATAACCGTATGACTGCAGGTGATATTTATCCTACCCACAGCATCGGACCAGCTTGTCAACTCCTTGATATTCATCGCACTGACCGAATGTGCTACCTCACAGCCATGCAAACGAATGCTTTTAAGGGTAAAGAGATGCATCAAAAAGTGATGGGAGAATCTTGCGAAAGCTTTGCGAATGGCGATCAAACGTCAACGATGATACGTACAGCGAAGGGAAAGACCATTCTCATACAACATAATGTAATGACACCTCGCCCCTACAATCGTATGTTTCAGGCAGTAGGCACCCATGGATATGCTGCTAAATACCCTGTTCCTGAGGTGTTATTAAATGCTGAGGCTGCAGCAAAAATTGGTATTGAGTTGAAGGACTGCAACTTGCCTTTGAACGCCTCGCAAATAGAGATCTTACTCAATCATTATGCTCCTTCTTTCTCGTCGGAGATAATTGCTTTGGCGAAAGAACTTGATACACGTGGGGGGATGTCATTCTTTATGGACGTCAGACTTGCCGAATGTTTACAGCAAGGCCTGCCTTTGGATATGGATGTATATGACCTAGCAGAGTGGTGTTGCATCGCAGAACTTACGAAGCTTTCTATTGAGCATGGCTCAATGCCCGTGATGATTCCCGACTTTGTGCATCGTAAGTCTTTAAGCGCTGAGGAATAA
- a CDS encoding DUF417 family protein: protein MNKVKLLLDFVLNTAASLKGTGVQLIRIAIFIIFIWIGGLKFWNYEAEGIVPFVANSPFMSFFYSKNAPEYKDYKLKEGEFDKAKHEWHKANNTYTFSRGLGIAIMTFGFLTLLGIWFPKVGFVGSGLVILMMFGTLSFIVTTPEVWVPDLGSGEHGFPLLTGAGRLVIKDLSILAGAVVVLADCAQRILKNRKR from the coding sequence ATGAACAAAGTTAAACTACTATTAGATTTCGTTCTTAACACTGCAGCATCGCTGAAAGGAACAGGTGTTCAACTGATACGAATTGCCATCTTTATCATCTTCATTTGGATTGGTGGTTTGAAGTTTTGGAACTATGAGGCTGAAGGTATTGTTCCTTTCGTTGCCAATAGTCCGTTTATGAGTTTCTTCTACTCAAAGAATGCACCTGAATATAAGGATTACAAACTCAAAGAGGGTGAGTTTGATAAGGCTAAACACGAGTGGCATAAGGCAAACAACACTTATACCTTCTCACGTGGCTTAGGTATTGCCATCATGACATTCGGTTTTTTGACCTTGTTAGGTATTTGGTTCCCGAAAGTTGGTTTTGTTGGATCAGGACTAGTCATCCTGATGATGTTTGGGACTCTGTCCTTCATTGTCACGACACCTGAAGTATGGGTACCTGACTTAGGCAGTGGTGAACATGGTTTCCCGTTACTAACAGGTGCTGGTCGATTGGTCATTAAGGACTTAAGTATTCTAGCCGGAGCTGTGGTAGTATTGGCAGACTGCGCTCAACGAATCCTGAAAAATAGAAAAAGATAA
- the cas9 gene encoding type II CRISPR RNA-guided endonuclease Cas9 (Cas9, originally named Csn1, is the large, multifunctional signature protein of type II CRISPR/Cas systems. It is well known even to general audiences because its RNA-guided endonuclease activity has made it a popular tool for custom editing of eukaryotic genomes.), producing the protein MTQKILGLDLGTNSIGSSVRNLDLSDDLKGQLEFFSSDIFRSSVDKGSNGREYSLSAQRSAHRRSRGLNEARRRKLWATLDLLIKHGFCPMSPNSLIKWRTYDKHKGFFREYPIDDKVFNAWILLDFDGDGKPDYSSPFQLRRELVTRQFDFDQPIERYKLGRALYHIAQHRGFKSSKGETLSQQETDSKKPSTNEFNDVAGEMKASEEKLSKGLTTYMKENNLLTVGAAFAQLEDEGVRVRNNNDYRAIRSQFKHEIEIIFKFQRGLSLKSDFLERLVSEKKNVGTIFYKRPLRSQRGNVGKCTLERTKPRCAVGHPLFEKFRAWTLINNIKVRMPESEKAEQLPMKLRMELYRDCFLAFVRTDFKFEDIRKYLEKRLGVHFSYNDKTINYKDSTSIAGCPITARFRKILGEDWESFRMDGKKQRQAHGKNNITYHKVSYTIDDIWHFCYDAEEPELVLSFAQDTLNWEKKKAEELVRVWSAIPQGYAMLSQKAIRNINKMLMLGLKYSDAVLLAKVPELLDISDEEILSITEDYHLLESKIGYEKRINGIVNSLIAKYKSAPEEDRFADHDYEYLLDEHDEKDIIKQIESNLGERTWCLMDANEQTEILQQVRDKYQNFFRSYERKFVESPKLGCYLKDYLIEKFPMVDEKQWEKLYHPSQIAIYHPIPTGRDHSDLRLGNPAIGAIKNPTVLKALNTLRKRVNQLLDEGIISPDETRVVVETARELNDANRKWALDTYNRIREDENKKIKNILAEFYPNRKDISAVDVDKARYVIDQRKEDYFIGAKTYNKDIKKYKLWLEQGGQCMYTGRTINLSNLFDPNAFDIEHTIPESLCFDSSDTNQTLCDAHYNRFIKKNHIPTDMPNYDKAVIIDGKEYPAITSLLQRWVDRVERLIRNVEYWKGQARRAQNKDRKDQCMREMHLWSMELEYWKKKLERFTITEVTDGFKNSQLVDTRVITRHAVLYLKSIFPHVEVQRGDITAKFRKILGIQSVDEKKDRSLHSHHAIDATTLTIIPSSAKKERMLELFAKIEEINKMLSFSGNEERTGLKQELDGLKIQLNKEVKACRVGHNVSEIGTFINENIIVNHHVKNQALTPVRRRLRKNGQVVGGVNNPRWQTGDALRGEIHKASYYGAITQYKKDNDGKVQIEEGHLQINPEIKFVIRKELKFKKSAVDSGFASWEDFEKAIVDKDLFVLMKGQFPEGTSFKDACEQGIYMIKKGKKGEADKKLYKIRHIRCYAHVKNALKIKEQTYKSEKEYKRYFYAAVGDLYTMCCYTGGKSRDFRIYSLYDVSCHRKSGIEDIPEFIADKKGNRLKLDYKLNVGDMILLYKDNPEELFDLDNVNLNKLLYKIIGFENDGLRVKMVNHLLANEVKGESVKDYTNLPDVIRCGVKTIKFLIMGENRDFVIKNGKINFNHR; encoded by the coding sequence ATGACACAAAAAATTTTAGGCTTAGACCTTGGTACTAATTCTATTGGATCTTCAGTAAGAAATCTGGACCTATCAGATGACTTGAAAGGGCAGTTGGAGTTCTTTTCTTCTGACATTTTCAGAAGTAGCGTGGATAAGGGTAGTAATGGGCGTGAATATTCATTGTCGGCCCAGCGTTCTGCTCACAGAAGAAGCCGAGGCTTGAATGAAGCAAGGCGACGTAAGCTTTGGGCAACCTTGGATTTGCTCATTAAGCATGGTTTTTGTCCAATGTCTCCTAATTCTTTAATAAAGTGGCGCACATACGATAAACATAAAGGTTTTTTTAGAGAGTACCCTATAGATGATAAGGTTTTCAATGCGTGGATTCTTTTAGATTTTGATGGTGATGGTAAGCCTGATTATTCAAGCCCTTTTCAGCTGCGCAGAGAGCTCGTTACACGTCAGTTTGATTTTGATCAGCCTATTGAACGTTATAAATTAGGACGCGCTTTGTATCATATTGCTCAACATCGTGGTTTTAAGAGTAGTAAGGGCGAGACATTGTCACAACAGGAAACTGATAGTAAGAAGCCATCAACTAATGAATTTAACGATGTTGCTGGAGAAATGAAAGCTTCGGAGGAGAAACTGTCAAAGGGATTAACCACTTATATGAAAGAAAATAATTTATTGACAGTTGGTGCGGCCTTTGCTCAATTAGAAGATGAAGGTGTGAGAGTTCGCAACAATAATGATTATCGAGCAATCCGTTCACAATTCAAGCACGAAATAGAGATTATTTTTAAGTTCCAACGAGGTCTGTCGTTGAAAAGTGACTTCTTAGAACGACTTGTTAGTGAGAAAAAAAATGTTGGTACTATCTTTTATAAGCGCCCTTTACGCTCACAACGTGGAAATGTGGGTAAGTGTACACTTGAACGTACCAAGCCACGATGTGCTGTTGGTCATCCTTTGTTTGAAAAGTTCCGTGCTTGGACGTTGATTAATAATATAAAGGTTAGAATGCCTGAATCGGAAAAAGCCGAACAACTTCCGATGAAGTTACGTATGGAGCTTTACCGTGACTGTTTCTTAGCATTTGTTAGAACTGATTTTAAGTTTGAGGATATTCGGAAGTATCTCGAAAAGCGTTTAGGTGTTCACTTCTCTTATAACGATAAAACTATCAATTACAAAGATAGTACAAGTATTGCAGGTTGTCCGATAACTGCTCGGTTTAGAAAAATTCTAGGAGAGGACTGGGAGTCTTTCCGTATGGATGGAAAAAAACAGCGACAAGCGCATGGTAAGAATAACATTACGTACCATAAAGTCTCTTATACTATAGATGATATATGGCATTTCTGTTATGATGCAGAAGAGCCAGAATTAGTATTATCTTTTGCACAAGATACATTGAATTGGGAGAAGAAAAAGGCAGAAGAACTTGTTCGTGTTTGGTCAGCAATACCTCAAGGGTATGCAATGTTAAGTCAGAAGGCCATTCGTAATATCAATAAGATGTTGATGTTGGGTTTGAAATACTCTGATGCAGTTTTACTTGCAAAAGTTCCTGAACTCTTAGACATTTCTGATGAAGAGATCTTATCAATTACGGAAGACTATCATCTATTAGAATCTAAGATTGGGTATGAGAAAAGAATTAATGGAATCGTCAATTCTCTCATAGCTAAGTATAAATCAGCCCCAGAGGAAGATCGTTTTGCTGATCATGATTATGAGTATCTTTTAGATGAACATGATGAAAAAGACATCATCAAACAGATTGAGAGTAATCTTGGTGAAAGAACGTGGTGCTTAATGGATGCTAATGAGCAGACTGAGATTCTACAGCAAGTACGGGATAAGTATCAGAACTTTTTTAGAAGTTATGAACGAAAGTTTGTAGAATCTCCGAAATTAGGATGTTATCTTAAGGACTATCTTATAGAGAAGTTCCCGATGGTTGATGAGAAACAATGGGAAAAGTTATATCATCCGTCACAAATTGCCATTTACCATCCTATTCCTACTGGTAGAGATCACTCAGACTTAAGATTAGGCAATCCAGCTATTGGTGCAATAAAGAATCCTACGGTATTAAAAGCACTGAATACTTTAAGAAAGAGGGTTAATCAGCTATTGGATGAAGGTATCATATCTCCTGATGAAACAAGGGTTGTTGTTGAAACAGCACGTGAACTGAATGATGCTAATAGAAAATGGGCATTAGATACGTACAACAGAATCCGAGAAGATGAAAACAAGAAGATTAAGAATATACTTGCTGAGTTTTATCCCAATCGTAAGGATATAAGTGCAGTGGATGTTGATAAGGCACGTTATGTTATTGACCAACGTAAAGAAGATTATTTCATAGGGGCAAAGACATATAATAAAGATATTAAGAAATATAAACTTTGGTTAGAGCAAGGCGGACAGTGTATGTACACTGGTCGTACGATAAATCTTTCAAATCTCTTTGATCCCAATGCTTTTGATATAGAACATACTATTCCAGAGAGTCTATGTTTCGACAGTTCGGATACGAATCAAACATTGTGCGATGCTCATTATAATCGGTTCATAAAGAAAAATCATATCCCAACTGATATGCCGAATTATGATAAAGCAGTTATCATAGATGGTAAAGAATATCCTGCAATAACCTCTCTTCTACAACGTTGGGTAGATAGAGTTGAACGTCTGATACGGAATGTAGAATATTGGAAAGGACAAGCACGAAGGGCGCAGAATAAAGATCGTAAAGATCAATGTATGCGTGAAATGCACTTATGGAGTATGGAACTGGAATACTGGAAGAAGAAGCTCGAGCGTTTTACTATAACTGAAGTAACAGATGGTTTTAAGAATAGTCAACTTGTAGATACTCGAGTTATAACTCGTCATGCTGTTTTATACCTTAAGAGTATTTTCCCACATGTGGAAGTGCAGCGTGGAGATATAACAGCTAAATTCAGAAAGATACTTGGTATACAAAGTGTAGATGAAAAGAAAGATCGTAGTTTACATTCTCATCATGCAATAGATGCAACAACACTGACGATAATTCCAAGTTCTGCAAAGAAAGAGCGTATGTTAGAGTTGTTTGCTAAAATAGAAGAGATAAATAAGATGTTATCTTTTTCAGGTAATGAAGAAAGAACGGGGTTGAAACAAGAACTTGATGGATTGAAGATTCAGCTTAATAAGGAAGTTAAGGCTTGCAGGGTAGGACATAATGTTTCTGAAATCGGTACGTTTATAAATGAAAATATTATTGTTAATCATCATGTTAAAAATCAGGCACTCACTCCAGTTCGTCGGCGGTTAAGAAAGAATGGACAAGTAGTCGGAGGAGTGAATAATCCTCGTTGGCAGACTGGTGATGCCTTACGAGGTGAAATCCATAAGGCAAGTTATTATGGTGCGATAACACAGTATAAAAAGGACAATGATGGAAAAGTGCAGATAGAAGAGGGACATCTACAGATTAATCCAGAGATTAAGTTTGTGATACGCAAAGAACTAAAGTTTAAGAAATCAGCTGTCGATAGTGGCTTTGCATCGTGGGAAGATTTTGAGAAAGCTATTGTTGATAAGGACCTTTTTGTTTTGATGAAAGGACAATTCCCAGAAGGAACATCTTTTAAAGATGCATGTGAGCAGGGTATCTACATGATAAAGAAAGGTAAGAAGGGGGAGGCTGATAAGAAGTTATACAAAATAAGACATATAAGATGTTATGCTCATGTAAAAAATGCTTTGAAGATAAAAGAACAAACTTATAAGTCAGAGAAAGAATACAAACGCTATTTCTACGCAGCGGTCGGTGATCTATATACGATGTGTTGTTATACAGGTGGTAAGAGTCGTGATTTTAGAATATATAGTTTGTATGATGTCTCTTGTCATCGTAAATCAGGAATAGAAGACATACCTGAATTTATTGCGGATAAAAAAGGTAATCGACTAAAACTTGATTATAAGTTGAATGTTGGCGATATGATCTTGCTTTATAAGGATAATCCTGAAGAGCTATTCGATTTAGACAATGTGAATTTGAATAAGCTGCTATATAAGATAATTGGGTTTGAAAATGATGGTTTACGTGTTAAAATGGTAAATCATTTGTTAGCAAACGAGGTTAAGGGAGAATCTGTTAAAGATTATACGAATTTGCCCGACGTCATTCGCTGTGGTGTAAAAACGATAAAATTCCTTATTATGGGCGAGAATCGTGACTTTGTTATTAAGAATGGTAAGATCAACTTTAATCATCGATGA
- the cas1 gene encoding type II CRISPR-associated endonuclease Cas1, protein MIKKTLYFGNPAYLSLRNGQLVIRLPEVEKAELPDIVKQETVRTIPIEDIGVVVLDNKQITITQGALAELVANSAAVITCDDKCMPTGMLLPLSGNTLHQERFRNQIEATIPLRKQLWQQTVKAKIVNQAYCLQKNTSKSFAPLHVLARKVRSGDVDNHEAQAAAYYWKNIFTDGFTRDKEGTPPNNLLNYGYAILRAVIARALVGSGLLPVYGIHHHNRYNAYCLADDIMEPYRPFVDDLVLSTMNNMDIPEELTIELKREMLSIPVLDVLIGGKRSPLMIAAGLTAASLVKCYNGEAREISYPSFL, encoded by the coding sequence ATGATAAAGAAAACCTTATATTTTGGGAATCCTGCTTATCTTTCACTTCGTAATGGGCAGTTGGTTATTCGACTTCCTGAAGTGGAGAAAGCAGAGCTTCCTGATATCGTAAAACAAGAAACTGTTAGAACGATTCCAATAGAAGATATTGGTGTAGTAGTATTGGATAATAAGCAGATAACTATTACGCAAGGTGCTTTAGCAGAGTTAGTAGCCAACTCTGCAGCAGTAATAACCTGTGATGACAAATGTATGCCCACGGGAATGTTGCTTCCCCTTTCTGGTAATACATTACATCAGGAACGTTTTCGCAATCAGATAGAAGCTACAATACCATTGCGCAAACAGCTATGGCAGCAGACGGTAAAAGCCAAAATAGTAAACCAAGCCTATTGTTTGCAAAAGAATACTTCTAAATCATTTGCGCCACTTCACGTGCTCGCTCGTAAAGTGAGAAGTGGTGATGTTGATAACCATGAGGCGCAAGCAGCTGCTTACTACTGGAAGAATATCTTTACAGATGGTTTTACAAGGGATAAGGAAGGAACTCCTCCTAACAATCTTTTGAATTATGGGTATGCAATTCTTCGTGCTGTGATAGCTCGAGCTTTGGTGGGAAGTGGACTATTACCAGTCTATGGTATTCATCATCATAACCGATACAATGCGTACTGTTTAGCAGATGATATAATGGAACCATATCGTCCATTTGTTGATGATCTGGTTCTTTCTACGATGAATAATATGGATATCCCAGAAGAACTGACGATAGAATTAAAGCGGGAGATGTTGTCAATACCTGTACTTGATGTGCTTATTGGTGGTAAACGTAGTCCTTTGATGATAGCTGCAGGTTTAACAGCTGCAAGTCTTGTTAAATGTTATAATGGAGAAGCTCGTGAGATATCTTATCCTTCTTTTCTTTGA
- the cas2 gene encoding CRISPR-associated endonuclease Cas2, with protein MQRLSEYRVMWVMVFFDLPTNTNKEKRAYMIFRKDLMKDGFTMFQFSIYVRHCASKENADVHVKRVKSFMPNSGNICIMVITDKQFGEIELFSGTQPKEPNAPGQQLELF; from the coding sequence ATGCAACGACTAAGTGAATATCGGGTTATGTGGGTGATGGTCTTTTTTGATCTTCCAACTAATACAAATAAGGAGAAACGTGCGTACATGATTTTCCGAAAAGACCTGATGAAAGATGGATTTACGATGTTTCAATTTTCAATCTATGTCCGGCATTGTGCAAGTAAAGAGAATGCAGACGTACATGTGAAGCGTGTAAAATCTTTTATGCCAAACTCTGGAAATATTTGCATAATGGTTATTACCGATAAGCAGTTTGGGGAAATAGAACTTTTTAGCGGAACACAACCCAAAGAGCCAAATGCTCCAGGTCAACAGCTTGAGTTATTTTAA